GACGCGTACCTCGACGCGCTCGCCGACTACGTGCGCAACCACCTCGCATCATCGGGAGGCGCCGCATGACGACCTACATCGTCGACGCAGTCGACAGCGCGCTGAAGCTGCTGACCTACGTGGCCGAGCATCCGAACCTCGGCGTGACCGAGCTGGCGTCGCAGCTCGGCATCAACAAGTCGCGCACGTACCGGATGCTGTGCACGCTCGAACTGCACCGCTTCGTCGTGCAGGACCCGCGCACGTCGACCTATGCGCTCGGCCCGCAGGCGTTCGTGATCGGCGTGGCCGCGTCGCAGCAGAACGCGCTCGTGCGCGCCGCGCACCGGCACATGCTCGCGCTCAACCAGGCGATCAACGAAACCGTCGTGCTGCGCGTGCGCGAAGGGCTCGAATCGGTGTGCGTCGCGCGTTGCGAGACGACGCATGCGGTGCGCACCGTCGGCGCGGTCGGCAACCGCCGGCCGATCAATTTCGGCGCGTCGGGCAAGGTGCTGCTCGCGTTCGCACCCGACGCGGTGCGCGACGAATATGTCGCGCGACTGCGCAAAACCGGACGCGCGGACGACGAGCCGAAGCTCGTCGGCGAACTCGACGCAGTCGCGCGCAAGGGCTACGCGGTGAGCAGCGGCGAGGTGACGCCCGGCGCGGTCGGGATCGCGGTGCCGGTGCGCGACCTGACGGGCGCGACGGTCGCATCGGTCAGCGTGACGGGCCCCGAAGTGCGCGTGAGCCACGCCGACATCCCCGACTACCTCGAACGCCTGCAGGCGTGCAGCCACGCCATTTCCGCCGAACTCGGCTACGTCCCGGCGCGCGCCGCGCTGCAACCGGCCTGACGGCCCGCTTCCCTCACCGACGAGGATCCGATGTCCGCCTCTTCCCCGAACCCGGCCGGCGCGAGCGCCGCAGAAGCCCCCGCCGGCCACGCGCCGCATCCGCACGGCAAGATGCTGCACCCGGTCGTGATGATGCTGTGGGTGCTGGCCGCCGCGATCGCACTCACGTGGATCGTCGATTCCGGCCACTTCGAGCGCAACGGCCGGCTCGTCGTGCCGGGCACCTACCAGGTGGTGCCGAAGACGACCGCGCTCGCGACCCTCGTCGCGCCGGCCGTCAGCCACAGCACGCCCGCGCACGCGCTGCCCGCGAGCCTCGTGTCCGCGTTCGTCGCGGTGCCCGAAGGCCTGCTGAAGAACGCGCCGCTGATCGTGATGGTGATGTTCGTCGGCGGGATGTTCGGCGTGATGCGCCGCACCGGCGTCGTCGACGCGGGCATCGACCGGCTGCTGCAGCTCACCGGCAACAACGCCTACCTGCTGACGCCGCTGCTGATGATCCTGATCGGGCTCGGCAGCACGCTGCTCGGCTTCATCTCCGAATACCTGGTGATCATTCCGATGGTGGTCGTGATCGCGCGGCGCCTCGGGCTGTCCGACCTGTTCGCGGTCGCGCTCGTCGCGCTCGCCGCGAAGATCGGCTATATCGCGTCGGTCACGAACCCGCTCGCGCTGGCCGTCGCGCAGCCGCTCGTCGGCGTGCCGCTGTTCAGCGGCGTCGCGCTGCGCGCGGCCGTGTTCGTCGTGTTCCTGACGATCGGCATCCTGTACCTGCTGCGCTACGTGCGCAACACCGGCTACCGGGCCGGGCAGACCGCCGACGGCAACCCCGCACATGCGGTCGCGAAGCTGTCGCTGCGCCACAAGGCGACGCTGGCCGTGTTCGCCGCGGCGGTCGCGATGCTGATCTACGGCACGCGCGAACTGAAGTGGGGCAACGTCGAGCTCGCGGCGTTCTACGCGGCCGTGAGCATCGCGACCGCCGTGATCGGGCGGCTCGATTCGCGCAGCGCGGCCGATGCATTCGTCGACGGGATGAAGAACATGATGCTCGCCGCGCTGCTGATGGGGCTCGCCGCGTCGGTCGAGCTGCTGTTGCAGAACAGCCTCGTGCTCGACACGCTGATCCACTTCTTCACGCGGCTCGCGGACGGGCAGTCGCCGGTGTGGGTCGCGAACGGGCTGATGGGCGTGCAGATGGTGCTCGACGTGTTCATTCCGTCGGTGTCGGGCAAGGCGGCGGTGAGCATGCCGATCATCGGGCCGATCGCGCAGCTCTCCGGCGTGAGCGGGCAGACGTCGGTGCTCGCGTTCGTGCTCGGCGGCGGGCTGACGAACCTCGTCACGCCGACCTCGGGGATGCTGCTCGCGTATCTGGCCACCGCGCGCGTCGATTTCGGCGCGTGGATCCGCTTCGTGCTGCCACTGTTCCTGACGCTGTTCGCGCTGTCGTGCGTCGTACTGACGTTCGCGGTGTGGATCGGGTATTGACGTTCAACTGCGCTGTAGAACGCGAATGCTCTCCGCACCGCGGAGAGCATCGCTCCTTCCCGGCCCGACGGCAGGCATCGCCACGCGATGCCGAAGCCGGACACGCCTTTCAGGCCACCTCGATCGC
The sequence above is drawn from the Burkholderia stabilis genome and encodes:
- a CDS encoding IclR family transcriptional regulator gives rise to the protein MTTYIVDAVDSALKLLTYVAEHPNLGVTELASQLGINKSRTYRMLCTLELHRFVVQDPRTSTYALGPQAFVIGVAASQQNALVRAAHRHMLALNQAINETVVLRVREGLESVCVARCETTHAVRTVGAVGNRRPINFGASGKVLLAFAPDAVRDEYVARLRKTGRADDEPKLVGELDAVARKGYAVSSGEVTPGAVGIAVPVRDLTGATVASVSVTGPEVRVSHADIPDYLERLQACSHAISAELGYVPARAALQPA
- a CDS encoding YfcC family protein, with protein sequence MSASSPNPAGASAAEAPAGHAPHPHGKMLHPVVMMLWVLAAAIALTWIVDSGHFERNGRLVVPGTYQVVPKTTALATLVAPAVSHSTPAHALPASLVSAFVAVPEGLLKNAPLIVMVMFVGGMFGVMRRTGVVDAGIDRLLQLTGNNAYLLTPLLMILIGLGSTLLGFISEYLVIIPMVVVIARRLGLSDLFAVALVALAAKIGYIASVTNPLALAVAQPLVGVPLFSGVALRAAVFVVFLTIGILYLLRYVRNTGYRAGQTADGNPAHAVAKLSLRHKATLAVFAAAVAMLIYGTRELKWGNVELAAFYAAVSIATAVIGRLDSRSAADAFVDGMKNMMLAALLMGLAASVELLLQNSLVLDTLIHFFTRLADGQSPVWVANGLMGVQMVLDVFIPSVSGKAAVSMPIIGPIAQLSGVSGQTSVLAFVLGGGLTNLVTPTSGMLLAYLATARVDFGAWIRFVLPLFLTLFALSCVVLTFAVWIGY